CGTGGGCGCCGGGCGTCGGCGAGTGGCTCGAGATCAGTTCCGTCAGCAACTGCACCGGCTTCCAGGCGCGGCGTGCGAACATCCGCTTCCGCCGCGCGGCAGGCGCAAAGCCCGAGTTCCCGCACACGCTCAACGGCTCCGGGCTCGCGCTCCCACGCACGATGATCGCGATCGTCGAGAACTATCAGCAGGAAGACGGCTCGATCGTCGTCCCGGAAGTCCTGCGCAAGTTCATGGGCGGCATGGAACGCATCACCGCAGCCATCTGAGCGGACGGTGCTTGCCGCACCTATCCCGTCCCGAAATACTGACCTTGATGTCTAACGCCCAACCGCTGACGCCCAAAGCAGTTCGCCTCCAAATGGATCCTGCGCACATCGAACGCTCATGGCCGCTGCTCTGCGCGCCGCTCGTCGCCGTCCTCGCCGGTGTTGCGGCGGAATGGTTGGACGTCCGCGCGCTGCGGTATCCGCTGCTCCTGATGGTCGGCGGCGGCGTGCTGGCGACCGCGCTCGCGCTCTTCGGGCGGGATCGCGGAACCCGCGCATTCCTTCTCACCGTGGTGCTCGGGGCTGCGACGTGGGCCGCCGCGGAAACGCTCTACGTCATCATCCACGCCGCGCGCGGCGGATCGTTCGATGCAGAGCGCTTCGGGCCGCAGTGGGCGCTGGCGTTCGGTTTGATCGGCGTCCACGCGCTCTTCCTCGGCGTCCCGACGGGACTTGCGGCCGCGACGTTACGGGACCTCGTCGTGCGCTACCGTACGTGAAGAAGTGACGACGTGACGCTCGACGACCGCCCGCAGCTTCCGCTCACCGCACGCAAGAAGGCGCTCGTCGCGGCGGGCGTCGCTCTTTTCGCTGTCCAGGTGGCGGGAGCGCTCGCGATCGCGCCCTACATCACGGGGCCAGGAGACGCGAACTTCGGGGCGCTGGTCTCTCTCTGGGGAGTCGCCACGTTGTCGTCCGTCGTCGTCGCGCTGCTCCTTGTCCGACAGGCGGATCTGCCCGACGTCGCCACCGCCTCGATGCTCGTGACGATCGCTACGTTCGCCGCGTTCACGCTGTCCGCGGCCTACGACGTGCGGGGCAGCGATGATGAGGTCAACATGGTGGATGCGCTGTTCCTCGGGGTCACGTCCGGCGCCCTCACCGCCATGGTCGTCTGGGGCATCGCGATGCTTGCGGCGCGCGTGTTGCGGCTGCCGACCACGGCGGCGCTCCACGATCGGAAATGAGCGAGCCTCAACTCCGAAAGTGTACGGCCATCGTCTCCACCCACGGCTCGTAGCCGAGCGCGCGGCCGATCCGAAGCGACGGGACATTCGAGAATAACGTCTGCCACTGCATGATGCCGCCCTCGCCGAGGCCGTGCGCCGTCAGGGCGCTCGCGACGGCCGCGCCGTAGCCCTTACCGCGGTGGCCCGGGTGCGTGATCACGCCGGCATGCCGCAGGTACTCGCCCTGGTAGTCGTACGACGCCGCCGCGACGATCGCGCCATCGACGTACAGAGCGAAGGTCGGGTGCTGCGCGGGACTGATGGCGCCGCCATGGTTCCACTCGAGCGGATCACAAGCTTCGCGAAACTCGATCATCGCCTCCGCGTCCTCGCGCGTCAGTAGCCGCTCGCCCATCGGCGTCGCGGGCCTGAAGACCTCCTCATCGGCGTAGGCGATCGTCGATGGGCCGATCGCTACGTCGGCGGCGTCGCCGAAGATTGCGCTCAGCGTCTGCACGTCGAACACGCTGGCAGCGGGGACGTCTCGGACGGCCTTCGTCGCGCGCTCGAGCCACTCCGGCAGCACGGTCAACAAGTAGCCATGAGGCGTGCGCAATAGCTGCGCGCCTGCGTACTCGGCGTAGATCTGTGGATGCGCCCGCACCAGCACGCGCTCCAGCGACAGCGCACGCGGGGAGACTTCGAAGTTTTCGGCGAACGCTCGCTCGATCTTTTCAATGGTCTCGCTCTTCACGCGAGCGCACCTCGTTTCAGTGTGGCTGTAGCTAACTCGGCGGCTCCGCGAGCGGCGTAATCTGCGCTGTGCAGAATGCGCAGCGGGTGGCGTCCGCGACGATCGGTGACTTGCACTCGGGGCATTCGCGCATGCCGTCGTCGTCATCGGCTGCCGCGAGTTCAGCGGCAGTTGGCCGTATGAATAGCGTCCAGGCAATGAGTACAACGAACGCAAACGTCAGCAGGTCCATGAGCGGCGCCCCGTAGAAGATGAGCGCATCGCCGATGTAGAAGTCGAGGTCGGCGAACCCGCCGCCGAACGACCTGTCGTCGTCTCCCAACGGCGTCTCAGCAAGTAGTGGCGTGAGCACATAGAAGAAGGTTGTCTGCAGCAGGGACGTAAGCGCCAGTCCGATGACGACGCCGACGGGGATCGTGATGCCGATGTGCTCGTTGCGGAAGAAGTCGCGCAGGCGGTCGATCATGGTGGTCGCTCCCCTTCGTTGATCGTTCGTTAGCGCGGAGTGTAGTCGGTCTGGACGACGCCTTGCAACGGATCACGCGTGCGGAGAGGGCGATCGCCGAACACGTACCGTCACCGCGTATACCGGAACTGCACGCGCTTGTACTCGACGGCGAGCGCGCAAGTGCGGCGGTGTTCGTTGCAGGCGGCGTGGGAGTCATCGGTCGTCGATTGTGAGAACATGCGGGTGCGGCGTGCCGACGCTGGCGTGGCTATCGCTGGCTACCGCTTCGAGCCGAGCGCCGCCTTCACGGTCTGCAGGTCCTCAAGCAGGTCGTCGATCTCGACCTCGCCAGCCAGCTCCAGCAGCGCCGCTTTGTCATCGGCCTCGATGGTCGTGGTCTGGAACATGCTCAGCAGGTCGGGGCCGCCTGCGAGCGGATCGGCCGCCGGTGCAGGCTCAGGCGCCGGCTCGATGGCGGCGATGTTATCGGCAGGCGCTTCGTCCAGCGCCGGCGCGTCGGCGTCATCCGGTGCGGCGGCACTCGATGCGAACATCTCGCCGTCGAGCGCCGCGCCCGCTTCGAGTGCCGGCTCAGGCGCGACGAGCACGCCGGCCGCCGGTTCCTCGTCCTTCGCCTTCTTCTTCCCGAACGCCATCGAACGCTCCCGAGGCGCGAGCCACCGCCCGCCTCCTTCGACGAAGTATCGGCACCCCTAGGCGGAGCCCGTAGGGGAAGCGGGAAGTCGGAAGTGGGAAGTCAGAAGTCGGAAATGGGAGGTCGAGTGGCAATAGCGCTCGCGGCGCAGACGCCGAGCTCCCCCTCAGCTTCCAACCTCTCGCTTCCCGCTTCCCGTGTCCTACGTCCCCCGCCCCGGCCACTCCGCCGCCCACGAAGGCGACTTCTCCGTCACCGGCGACTGGCCGTTGAAGTCCGCGATCTCCCGCATACCGCGCCCCCGCTGCCACTCGACGAGCCGCCCGTCCTGCGCCATCACGAGCCGCCCGCGATGGTCGAAGTCGGCCCACGTCGCGCGTCCCAGCACCTCCACCTCGCCGTCCGCGAACTGGAGCGCGTAGCTATCGACGTGGCGGCCGCCGTCCGACGCAACGTCGACATCGAGTGCCGGGGCGCGGACCAGCGTGATGTCGCCGGCGGGCTGCCGTCGCTCCCACGTCGTCTTCGGCTCATCGATTGGGCCCGCCGGCGTCCAGCCGTCGCGCAGCAGTCGATTGAAGTGCACCGTCTGGTCCGTCCACTCCGGCGTGCGCGAGATGTGTGGCAACTCCTTCGTCATCTTGAGCCACGATGGCAGCGCGCCGATGTCTGGCTGCTCATCGGTGATCCAGCTCATGAACAACGTGTCGTTGTCGATGAACAGGCCGCCCGCGAAGTACGTCGTGCCGACCGCCCACAGCGCGAGCGACGTGAAGAACGGCGGCCGGCTCACCGCCGCCCACGAATCGACGCTCACGTCGGGGCCGCCGGTCGCCTTGTGGATGAAGTACGCGAACAACGACCCGTCCGGCGAGACGTCGCAGCGACGCGGATACACGCGCCCGTGCCACTGTCCGTGCTCGAACGTGTCGCTTTCGGTGTGCCACAGGCTCAGGCGCGACCAGGCGCTGGGCCCGCGACGCAGCACGACCGCCACCGGCGCCTGCGACGCCATGTACACGTAGAGCCGGCAGGGCGATTCTGTGTCAGGCATCCTGCTCCTCCATCGGGAAGTATCGGCTACTGCGCGATGGAAGCGGGAAGCGGGAGGCGGGATGTTGGATGCTGGAAGGTTCTCGCTTCTTTCGCTTCCAACCTCTACCGCCGCCATGCTCACCTTCTGGGAACGGGACCGCGGCCGCACCGCTGGCGGCGAGATCGCCGGGGTGCGTTCGCTTCGCGTTAGGGCGCCTGGCAATTACACTTTCCCAGCGGTGGGATGCGGAGCGGCGAGGAGTCGGCAAGGTGGCTATTTCTGGTGCGGTCGAGCCGATCGTCGCGAGCGATGACGTGATCCGCCGGTCGCTCGACGATGCGTTTTTGCCGGCGCTGCTGCCGGCGCTGGCGCACGCGACGGGCGATCTGTCGTTGATGCGCGAGGGGCTGTTGCCGCAGACGTTGGCGCCCGGTGCGCCACAGGGCGGCATGACCGAGGAGCAGCAGGCGACGGCGAAGGATCTGGCGCTCGACGCGCTGCGTCATCTGCGCGACGGCGACGTCGAGGCGGCGGACGGACGCGATGAAGAGCGCGTGCTCGCGATCATCAAGTGGATGACGGGCAATAAGGCGACGGAGGAGTACATCCCGCTGCTGTTGGAGGAACTGGCGCCATCCGGCGAAGATCCGCGGGCGCCGCAATGGCGGATGCCGGCGGGGACCGCGTTTAAGGTCGCGATCGTCGGGGCGGGGATGTCGGGGATCCTTGCGGGCATCCGGCTCAAGCAGGCGGGTGTGCCGTTTACGATCATCGAGAAGAACGTCGATGTCGGCGGCACGTGGTTCGAGAACACGTATCCGGGCGCGCGCGTCGATGTGGGCAGCGCGTTCTACAGCTATTCGTTCGCACAGAAGACCGACTGGCCGAAGTTCTTCTCACCGCAGGGGACGCTGCTCGACTACTTCCGCGGCGTCGTCGACGCGTACGGCATCCGCGAGCACATTCGCTTCAACACGGAAGTGCTCTCCGCGACGTTCGACGAGGGCTCGGCGCACTGGTCGCTGCGGCTCCGCACGCCGGACGGCGAGGAGACGTTCGAGGCGCAGGCGATGATCAGCGCCGTGGGGCAACTCAACCGCCCGAACATCCCCGAAATCGCGGGCCGCGAGACGTTCGCCGGGCCGGCGTTTCACTCGGCCCGTTGGGGCCACAGCGTCGACGTAAAGGGGAAGCGCGTCGCGGTGATCGGCACGGGCGCCAGCGCCGCGCAGTTCATCCCGGCGATCGCGGCGGAAGTTGCGGAGCTGTACGTGTACCAGCGCACGCCGAACTGGTTCGTGCCGGTGCCGACCTATCACGATGACGTGCCGGAGGGGCTGCAGTGGCTGTTTCGGCACGTGCCGTATTACGCGCACTGGTACCGCTTCTGGATGTTCTGGATGACGACGGAGGGGCTGCTGCCGGCGGCGATCGTCGATGATGCGTGGCCGAACATGGAGCGCTCGGTGAGCATGGAAAACGACGTGCTGCGCATGTTGCTCACGGGGTACATCCAGGCGCAGTTCGCGGATCGGCCCGACCTGATGGAGAAGGTGCTGCCCGCGTATCCGCCCGCGGCGAAGCGCATGATCCTGGACAACGGCATCTGGGCCGAGACGTTGAAGCGCGACAACGTGCGTCTGATCACGGAGCCGATCGCGCGGATCACAACGTCGGGTGTGGTGACGACGGATGGAGTCGAGCGCGCGGTCGACGTGATCATCTACGGCACGGGGTTCACGGCGTCGCAGTTCCTGGTGCCGATGCGCGTCATCGGGCGCCAGGGCGTCGACCTGAACGAACAGTGGGGCGGCGACGCGCGGGCGTATATGGGCCTGGTCGTGCCGAACTTCCCGAACTTCTACATGCTCTACGGACCGAACACGAACATTGTCGTCAACGGCAGCATCATCTACTTCTCGGAGTGCGAAGTGCAGTACGTGATGGGCTGCATGCGGCTGCTCATCGAGGGTGAGGCGCGGGCGCTGGACTGCCGGCAGGACGTACACGACGCGTACAACCGGCGCATCGATGAGGCGAACAAGAAGCGCACATGGGGCGCGAGCGGCGTCAACAGCTGGTACAAGAACAAGTTCGGGCGCGTGTCGCAGAACTGGCCGTTCAACGCGATCGAGTACTGGCAGCAGACGCGGGAGCCCGATCCGGCGGACTTCGTCGCGTTGTAGCGGTCAGTAGGCATCTGCGTACTGGCCGGATGGACCGTCGCGCGCGCCGGACCATGCAAGCCATAAGCCGACGCCGGCGACTGCCGCACCCGCCACGGCATCGATGATGTAGTGATTCGCGGTGAGCACGATGGCGAGGAACATGATCGGGGGTATCACCGCGCCCACGAGCTTCACCCATCGCGAGCGCGCGGCAGTGACAATGGCGATGCCCAAGAGCATGTTCCAGCCAAAATGCAGGCTGGGGACCGCGGCGTACTGGT
The Dehalococcoidia bacterium DNA segment above includes these coding regions:
- a CDS encoding GNAT family N-acetyltransferase; amino-acid sequence: MKSETIEKIERAFAENFEVSPRALSLERVLVRAHPQIYAEYAGAQLLRTPHGYLLTVLPEWLERATKAVRDVPAASVFDVQTLSAIFGDAADVAIGPSTIAYADEEVFRPATPMGERLLTREDAEAMIEFREACDPLEWNHGGAISPAQHPTFALYVDGAIVAAASYDYQGEYLRHAGVITHPGHRGKGYGAAVASALTAHGLGEGGIMQWQTLFSNVPSLRIGRALGYEPWVETMAVHFRS
- a CDS encoding NAD(P)/FAD-dependent oxidoreductase, which produces MAISGAVEPIVASDDVIRRSLDDAFLPALLPALAHATGDLSLMREGLLPQTLAPGAPQGGMTEEQQATAKDLALDALRHLRDGDVEAADGRDEERVLAIIKWMTGNKATEEYIPLLLEELAPSGEDPRAPQWRMPAGTAFKVAIVGAGMSGILAGIRLKQAGVPFTIIEKNVDVGGTWFENTYPGARVDVGSAFYSYSFAQKTDWPKFFSPQGTLLDYFRGVVDAYGIREHIRFNTEVLSATFDEGSAHWSLRLRTPDGEETFEAQAMISAVGQLNRPNIPEIAGRETFAGPAFHSARWGHSVDVKGKRVAVIGTGASAAQFIPAIAAEVAELYVYQRTPNWFVPVPTYHDDVPEGLQWLFRHVPYYAHWYRFWMFWMTTEGLLPAAIVDDAWPNMERSVSMENDVLRMLLTGYIQAQFADRPDLMEKVLPAYPPAAKRMILDNGIWAETLKRDNVRLITEPIARITTSGVVTTDGVERAVDVIIYGTGFTASQFLVPMRVIGRQGVDLNEQWGGDARAYMGLVVPNFPNFYMLYGPNTNIVVNGSIIYFSECEVQYVMGCMRLLIEGEARALDCRQDVHDAYNRRIDEANKKRTWGASGVNSWYKNKFGRVSQNWPFNAIEYWQQTREPDPADFVAL